One genomic segment of Marinitoga piezophila KA3 includes these proteins:
- a CDS encoding class I SAM-dependent rRNA methyltransferase, which translates to MANVYLKKGIKSRVVNGHPWIYENEINEIQGEYANGEIVNVFYNKNFIGKGYINDNSKIRVRLLTKKNEEIDKEWIKGKIKKAIDYRKMIFGNENTFRLIFGEGDYFPGLIVDKFNDYLVIQINTLGIYKLKNHIIDSLVELINPKGIFEKDDEKSAKIEEFEYTEGWIYKTGPELIPFEINGIKFFADTLGQKTGFFLDQRYNALKVKELAKDKNVLDGFSYTGNFGIHALSGGAKHVTFLDYSDRALFVLEKTLKENNISKDKYDLYETNTFDQLRKFDGANIYFDFVIIDPPSLAKSRSSIKNAIRGYKELNLRAMRITKNGSLFATASCTQLVYDEEFKRIIFDAAKDNKLLLRQIFKGNQSPDHPVVYNILETEYLKFYIFQLENMKL; encoded by the coding sequence ATGGCAAATGTATATTTGAAAAAAGGAATTAAAAGCAGGGTTGTAAATGGCCATCCCTGGATATATGAAAATGAAATAAATGAAATTCAAGGAGAATACGCTAACGGCGAGATAGTAAATGTTTTTTATAATAAGAATTTCATTGGAAAAGGATATATTAACGATAACTCAAAAATAAGAGTTAGACTTTTAACAAAAAAGAATGAAGAGATCGATAAAGAATGGATAAAAGGAAAAATTAAAAAAGCTATCGATTATAGAAAAATGATTTTTGGTAATGAAAATACCTTTAGATTAATATTTGGCGAAGGCGATTATTTCCCAGGACTTATCGTAGATAAATTCAATGATTATTTAGTCATTCAAATTAATACTCTTGGAATATATAAACTCAAGAATCATATTATCGATTCGTTAGTAGAACTCATTAATCCAAAGGGAATTTTCGAGAAAGATGATGAAAAAAGTGCTAAAATAGAAGAATTCGAATACACTGAAGGGTGGATATATAAAACAGGCCCTGAATTGATTCCATTTGAAATCAACGGAATAAAGTTTTTTGCCGATACGCTTGGACAAAAAACAGGATTCTTTTTAGATCAAAGATATAACGCTCTTAAAGTAAAAGAATTAGCTAAAGATAAAAATGTTCTCGATGGATTTTCATATACAGGAAATTTTGGTATCCATGCATTATCTGGTGGTGCAAAACATGTCACATTCCTTGATTATTCTGATAGAGCTTTATTTGTTCTTGAAAAAACTTTAAAAGAAAATAATATCTCAAAGGACAAATATGATTTATATGAAACAAATACATTTGATCAGCTTAGAAAATTTGACGGCGCAAATATCTATTTTGACTTTGTTATTATTGATCCTCCATCTCTAGCCAAGTCAAGAAGTTCAATAAAAAATGCTATAAGAGGTTATAAAGAATTAAATTTAAGAGCTATGAGAATAACAAAAAATGGTTCTTTATTCGCCACGGCATCATGTACACAATTGGTATATGACGAAGAATTCAAAAGAATCATTTTCGATGCAGCTAAAGATAATAAACTATTATTAAGACAAATATTTAAAGGAAATCAATCACCAGATCATCCTGTAGTATATAATATTTTAGAAACAGAATATCTTAAATTCTATATTTTCCAACTTGAAAATATGAAATTGTAA